TTTTATAATCAGATTCAGCTTTGATTTTATCACTGATATCTCGGAATGACCATACTCTACCAATGTTGGTATTGTCAAGTATCATTGGGACTGAATGTCTTTCGAAAATCTTTCCATTCTTTAAATGAATTAGTCGCGTGTGTACCTCATCAGATTGGAATAGTTCTCGTACTTCTAAAAGAACGTTTTGAGCATCTTCTATTTGATCAAGGATGAATGCTGAGACTTCCTCAAATGCTGCAGACATGATATAGTCCTGATCAATTCCCCATTGTTCACAAAATCTTTGATTGGCCTCAAGAATGTGACCTTTGCTGCTGGTAGCAAGGATGCCATCATCCGTAGATTCCAGAATGGCTCTTAGATAGGAGGTTTGTTTTTCTTCTATGTTTTTTTGATCCACAAGAGATGTGCGGTCGAATATGTGAGCACAGAACAATGCCTCTTTCCCTTCATTTAGGGCTAAAATGGATAATTCAATGGGAATAATAGTTCCATTTCTGTGTTGGGCTACAGTCTCTACTCTTGGGTTAGGCAAAGGTGGAATGCCTACTTTTACATAATTCTCGATACCAATGTTATGTTTATCGTGATATTCTGCTGGGATAATTGTCTCTGTTAGCTTCTTTCCAATTATTTCGTCGGCTTTCCATCCAAAGGTTTTTTCTGCCTGGGGATTCCAAAAGGAAATAACACTGTTTTTGTCATACCAAATGGAAGCTTCAAAAGAAGCGTTAGCCAAATTGTTACGTAATTCATTGGCAGATTTCAATTTTTTTATCGATCGCATGGCATACCTTGTAGTTAGGCCAATTACGATAATAATCAGGGCACTGTTGGTGATAAATAACCAACTATCTAGCTTTCGAGCAGTAATGCCAAGTACTTCACTAAAATCTTCTTCTATATGGGTCAATTCAGAAGATAGCTGAGCTATTTGTTTAAGAGCATTCAATAAATCTTGCTCAGACCAATGTTCACCTTGTAATTTTTCTCGGTATTCAAGGCCTAGGTGGTACAGCTCTCCAATCAGCTGGTCTCCATAAGACCAAAGTGAAATGGCTTCCCTCATAAAAGATACAGTATTAAAGCTTCTAAAGAGCCAAATCATTCTCTCAATATCTGCTTCATGATTTTTTCCCTGCAATAGCCTCTTTTTTATTTCTTGCCTATCCAGATCATTTTGCATGGCGATTCGAGCTAAACTATCTCCAATAGGCACATTCATATCGGAAAGAAACTGATCCCAATAGTGCTCTTCTTTGGATGTTAAATAGAGAATAAGGTGGTTGGAGGCCGCTTTTTGACCTTTGGAATATTGAGATTCGCCATTGATGTAGGCTCTTACTGCAGAGGTGGTTTTTAATGTGTAGTAGTTGACGCTAATCAAAATAGCACAAACAGCTAGTAGGATAGTAAGTGCGGTGATTCGAATAGTAGTCATGAATGGACCAAATTGGTTAGTAGTCTGCCTATCATCAGGTAGATCGTGTTATTACTACAATATACTAAATGGAAAAATAATGTTGGCAACTTCGGCCTTATTGATTTGATTTTGTTTGGCTTATTACCAGATTGTAGGTAATAGCAAATCCAAAATAGCCATTCGATTCAAATTCATATTCTGCACCATCCAAATTTCTCGGGATATTATAGTTGTAGCTCAAATAGAAGTTAACTTTTTTAGTTTCAAACAAAATGGGAAGAGTCAGATAGTAGTTCATTAAACTAAAAGTGTCTTCGGTAGAATTGGAAAGAAAAAGGTATTCATAGGCTTGGGATTGAAAGGCATTGAGCTCTTCTCCTGAATTAACAGCATCCCTGAGTCTAACGAGAAAACCTGCAGTCGTATTGGTGTATCCGGCTTGGCGTAGTCGATCAGCAAAAAATATCATTTCCCGATCACTGGAATTTTGAAATCTGGTCAAATGATTGGTTCGGGTATATTGGGTTGTGATATTTTGGTTTCCAAAAAGCACGGCGACGGAAGGTAGGACTGTTATTTTTTTGAATGGTTTAAACCCTTTAAAACCAAAATTCCCTGTCAAATTCCAAATCAGGCGATGAGCCGTTTCAGACCCAAAGGAAAAAGAATAATCTAAGCCGGTATAAGCATATTTAAAGTCCTGTGTTATTGAACCACCAAGTGAGTTAGTAAGTGTTTGAGTATCGTCTTTTTCTGAAAAGAATGAATGATCATACGAAAGGTTGTAGGTAGTTTTTTGGGCAATTTGTCCAATGTAGCCAATGGTTAGAACGGTGAGATTATACTTAGGGTCAAATTCACTATTCCAAAAGCCTGTGGCATCTGCATACAAGCCAGAGTGATGGTAAAAGGATATACCAGGAGTCAATCCTTGTTGATCAATGCCGAAATCTCGACCAGCAGAGGTCACTCGGCTTGAATATCCCATTCTTACCTGTAGTTGAGACTGTTTGGGTGTTGGTTTTAATAACTCATCGATTAATGCAAACAATGAGGCTGAATCTGCTTCGTTTTCGAATATGGCGTCTAACTCAGCGTCAAGTTTAGCCAATTCCTCTTTGAGCTCATTTTGGGCATAGCAAGGAATGGACAAACTGAACAATCCTACCAAACAAGTGGATAATATGGTTAAAGTACAAAGACGCAAATACTAGAATTAGTTGTTTCGCTTATTTCTCATTCGCTCATTGTTTTGCCTTCTGAGCTGATCATTTGAGTTTTGTTGTTGCTGTCTTCTTTGATCCAAACGGTCCAAAAGCATTCTTTTAAAATCTCTCTCTGCATTTTGCAGATTCATCAGTTGTTTCGAATCTATCACTTGCAGCATTCGATCCGAATACTCACCTTCCAGTTTCAACTGTCTTTCTTTTACTTCTCTACCCAACTTGAGCATTTCCTTCGTTTCTTGCTCAGTAGCTGTTTCAGGGTTGAAATCTCGTCTTGCTTGAGCAAACGCTTGATGGTTCTCTCTTCGCTTTTGACTATACTCATTGTAAATAGGCCAAAACTTTTGTGCGTCTTCAGGTGTGAGTCCCAGTCGTTCACTTATCAGCGCAATTTTTGCTGACTCTATTTTCTGTCTGGCTTCATCATTTTGAGCATGAACAAGAGTTGCCAAGCACAGTAAAAGTGTTGTAAAAAGCAGTTTTTTCATTGTTACAAATATATCCATGGCTTTCGCTATTATATAGGTCTTACATGATTTCTGTTGAATAATCGAGTTCGGAATAGATGGTTTCCAGATCCTCATTTGATAAATCTTCATTTATCATTTCCGTTTCCAGATCTTCTAATTCTTCCAGGAAAAAGTTTTCATCCACAGAAGCTATTATTTCATCGGTACTAATATCTTCTTCATATAAATAGTCTATCAGGTCTTCAGTTTCAATAGATGCCAGAAGCTGTTCAGCTGTTGGTCTGGTATCTTGTGGGTATATGATCCAGCCAATTAAAAAAATAGCAATCGCAGCGGACATACTCCATACCATCTGCATTCTAGTTATGAAAGCAGGGGAGGTTGGTTCTTTTTGATCATTAATCCTGGTTTGAATTTTCAAAGGCAGATCTTCAAAATAGCCATCAGGTACTTGATGAATGCTTTTGCGTTCAAGCGATTCGATATCTATTTTCTTTTTCATAATATAAGCGTCTGAGGATTAGACATTCAAATGTGTAGATGGTTTAATCCAGGTTCATATATTGTTCGATTTTTTTTACAGCCAAGTGATAACTGGCCTTTAATGCCCCCTCACTGGTGTTCGTAATCTTGGCTATTTCTTTAAATTTCATTTCGTCAAAATATTTCATGTTAAAGACTAAACGTTGTTTGTCTGGAAGTTTCAATAAGGCTTTTTGCAATTTGAGCTGAATTTCTTCACCACTAATATGAGCGCTTTGGTCCAATTTGTTAGCTAATTCCCCAGCCACATCGTTGATAGGTAGAAAGAACTTATTTCTTTTCTTTTTCAAGAAATTCAAACACTCATTAGTAGCTATTCGGTAAATCCAAGTATATAAACTGGAGTCCTCTCGAAACTTGTGAATGTTGTTCCAAACCTTAATAAATACATCTTGAACCAGGTCATCGGAGTCATCATGATCAATAACCATCTTTCTGATATGCCAATAGATTCTTTCTTGATACTCACGTACCAGCAAGTTGAACCCATGATTCCGGCTCTCCTCATTGCTGAGTTTTTCTATTAATTCTTGGTCAGTCAAAGTAGTGCAATTTGCAACTTAGATGCATGCTATCAGTAAAGGTTTAAAATTGTATTTAAAAATTTTAAAATTATCCTGTTTCGATTGACTCAAACTTCCTGTTTTTGTCACACTTCTCAAAATAATATCTAGTCCGTCCAAAGATTATTGCAGCGAATGCCATACCTTTGAGCCCCGTAACAGAAGTTTCGAATTCACATCAAATGACATCAACAAAATACATTTTCGTTACGGGTGGAGTAACCTCTTCTCTTGGTAAAGGAATCATTTCAGCATCTTTAGGTAAGTTACTGCAAGCCAGAGGGTTTTCAGTTACGATTCAAAAATTAGACCCATATATCAACGTTGATCCTGGTACGCTCAATCCTTATGAGCACGGAGAATGTTATGTTACAGACGATGGAGCCGAAACTGATCTTGACCTCGGTCACTACGAAAGATTTTTGAATGAGCCTACCTCTCAGGCTAATAATGTGACTACCGGGCGTATTTATTATAATGTCATAAAAAAAGAAAGAGAGGGAGAGTTTTTAGGAAAGACTGTGCAAGTAGTTCCTCATATTACTGACGAAATCAAAGAAAGCATCTACAGACTGGGAAAGACCGAGAAATATGATTTCGTAATTACCGAAGTAGGTGGTTGTGTAGGTGATATCGAGTCTCTACCATTTATTGAGGCTATGAGACAAGCTCGTTTTGAGTTAGGGCCTACTAATGCAATCAACATTCATTTGACATTGGTGCCATATTTGGCGGCTGCTGGTGAGTTAAAAACAAAGCCTACGCAGCATTCAGTAAAGCAGCTATTGGAGGCAGGAGTGCAACCAGATATTTTAGTATGCCGAAGTGAGCACAAGTTAAATGCGGACCTTAGAAGAAAAATAGCTCTGTTTTGCAACGTGCCTGTTAATTGTGTAATAGAAGCGCAAGATGCTGACACAATCTACGATGTGCCATTATTGATGAGAAAGGAAAAACTTGATGAAAGAGTGCTTTCTCGTATGAAATTTTCCTACAAAAAGGAGCCAGGTTTGGAGCATTGGAAGACATTCTTAGGGAAACTAAAAAATCCTGTGAATGAAATCAATATTACCGTAGTGGGTAAATATGTTGAACTTCAGGATGCTTATAAGTCTATTTCTGAAGCATTTGTTCATGCAGGAGCAGAGAATGAATGTAAGGTAAAAGTGAAATGGCTTTCTTCTGAGGATGTTACACCAGATAATGCGGCCAAACAGCTGGAAGGTGTAGATGGCTTATTAGTAGCGCCAGGCTTTGGAGAAAGAGGTATTGAAGGGAAAATTGAGGCGATCAGAATAGCACGAGAAGAAGGTATTCCATTCTTCGGTATTTGTTTGGGTATGCAATGTGCCAGTATCGAGTTTGCACGAAATGTGCTTGGGCATAAAGATGCCAACTCTAAGGAGATGGTAGAGAAATTGAAGCATCCGATCATAGATATCATGGAAGATCAAAAGAACATCACTGAGATGGGTGGTACCATGAGACTAGGTGCTTATGATTGTCAAATAAAAAAAGGAACTAAGGCGTAT
The sequence above is drawn from the Reichenbachiella sp. genome and encodes:
- a CDS encoding PAS domain S-box protein yields the protein MTTIRITALTILLAVCAILISVNYYTLKTTSAVRAYINGESQYSKGQKAASNHLILYLTSKEEHYWDQFLSDMNVPIGDSLARIAMQNDLDRQEIKKRLLQGKNHEADIERMIWLFRSFNTVSFMREAISLWSYGDQLIGELYHLGLEYREKLQGEHWSEQDLLNALKQIAQLSSELTHIEEDFSEVLGITARKLDSWLFITNSALIIIVIGLTTRYAMRSIKKLKSANELRNNLANASFEASIWYDKNSVISFWNPQAEKTFGWKADEIIGKKLTETIIPAEYHDKHNIGIENYVKVGIPPLPNPRVETVAQHRNGTIIPIELSILALNEGKEALFCAHIFDRTSLVDQKNIEEKQTSYLRAILESTDDGILATSSKGHILEANQRFCEQWGIDQDYIMSAAFEEVSAFILDQIEDAQNVLLEVRELFQSDEVHTRLIHLKNGKIFERHSVPMILDNTNIGRVWSFRDISDKIKAESDYKNLFENSAEGIYIGLGGGNGSLLTVNPAMAKMYGYGSPAQMLDQVKEPALQFFVDQKDRQAIREQLKAGKTKIEAEYRSYKKNGEIFWVRNHLKFTVDENGAPLRFEGSVEDITARKHTQEQLVQQIEELKKVNFELDRFVYSVSHDLRAPLLSIKGLVNISESENPSPTLMKYLNMIRTSVERLDKFIMDILDYSRNSRLEVQQNEIDFKSLTNEIINNMIHMEGYQHVLFNLKVKLKSKFVSDKRRIEVILANLISNAIKYQDLNKSSQNIDISIIEQKGKNQLAIIVEDNGVGIEHSSQGKIFDMFYRASDRSKGAGLGLYIIKETVEKMNGSIELLSKEGKFTKFTINLPIIDTTKHSG
- a CDS encoding sigma-70 family RNA polymerase sigma factor, with product MTDQELIEKLSNEESRNHGFNLLVREYQERIYWHIRKMVIDHDDSDDLVQDVFIKVWNNIHKFREDSSLYTWIYRIATNECLNFLKKKRNKFFLPINDVAGELANKLDQSAHISGEEIQLKLQKALLKLPDKQRLVFNMKYFDEMKFKEIAKITNTSEGALKASYHLAVKKIEQYMNLD
- a CDS encoding CTP synthase, whose translation is MTSTKYIFVTGGVTSSLGKGIISASLGKLLQARGFSVTIQKLDPYINVDPGTLNPYEHGECYVTDDGAETDLDLGHYERFLNEPTSQANNVTTGRIYYNVIKKEREGEFLGKTVQVVPHITDEIKESIYRLGKTEKYDFVITEVGGCVGDIESLPFIEAMRQARFELGPTNAINIHLTLVPYLAAAGELKTKPTQHSVKQLLEAGVQPDILVCRSEHKLNADLRRKIALFCNVPVNCVIEAQDADTIYDVPLLMRKEKLDERVLSRMKFSYKKEPGLEHWKTFLGKLKNPVNEINITVVGKYVELQDAYKSISEAFVHAGAENECKVKVKWLSSEDVTPDNAAKQLEGVDGLLVAPGFGERGIEGKIEAIRIAREEGIPFFGICLGMQCASIEFARNVLGHKDANSKEMVEKLKHPIIDIMEDQKNITEMGGTMRLGAYDCQIKKGTKAYNVYGQAKIQERHRHRYEFNDAYLKDFEDNGMIASGRNPKTNLVEIIELKEHRWFVGVQFHPELKSTVLNPHPLFVKFVKAALSYKKDNLSENNN